One region of Trichosurus vulpecula isolate mTriVul1 chromosome 1, mTriVul1.pri, whole genome shotgun sequence genomic DNA includes:
- the GPR20 gene encoding G-protein coupled receptor 20, with the protein MPSSSPQESSLLASPNATTPANSSMEENQFFHAFSLLDKKLHDGFPSLWVALLAVNGTIFLVGVTLNGLALYVFCFRTRTKTTSIIYTINLVVTDLLVGLSLPTRFIIYYVAQDCLNCSLVHVFSYFVNMYCSILFLTCICVDRYLAIVQLEASRKWRNPSCTKGICVFIWVFAVVVTFSVLSVAVQGGSCCRLFALTVFEYLLPLVVITFFTGRIMCALSKPNLMHQSRERRMRAVQLLLTVLVIFLVCFTPFHAHQLAVSLHPQAISKEADLVAYHVTITLSSLNSCMDPIVYCFVTNSFQATVRGLFRRREPEQTSGEVISMHKSSKGSIHNAIIPCSRALVDGPQV; encoded by the coding sequence ATGCCATCCTCCTCCCCTCAGGAGTCCTCCCTCCTTGCCAGTCCCAATGCCACAACCCCAGCCAACAGCAGCATGGAAGAAAACCAGTTCTTCCATGCTTTCTCACTCTTGGACAAGAAACTACATGACGGCTTTCCCAGCCTGTGGGTGGCCCTGCTGGCTGTCAATGGGACCATCTTCCTAGTCGGTGTGACACTCAATGGCCTGGCCCTCTATGTCTTCTGCTTCCGCACGAGGACTAAGACCACCTCCATCATCTATACCATCAACCTAGTGGTGACGGACCTATTGGTGGGCCTGTCCCTGCCCACGAGGTTCATTATCTACTACGTGGCTCAAGACTGCCTCAACTGCTCTCTCGTGCATGTCTTCAGCTACTTTGTCAACATGTACTGCTCCATCCTCTTTCTCACCTGCATTTGTGTGGACCGTTACCTAGCCATTGTCCAGCTGGAGGCCTCGAGGAAATGGAGGAACCCCAGCTGTACCAAAGGCATCTGTGTCTTCATCTGGGTCTTTGCTGTGGTTGTGACCTTCTCCGTCCTTTCTGTAGCAGTCCAGGGAGGTTCCTGCTGCCGCCTCTTTGCCTTGACAGTCTTTGAATACCTCCTGCCTCTGGTGGTCATCACCTTTTTCACAGGGAGGATCATGTGCGCGCTGTCCAAGCCCAATCTCATGCATCAGAGCCGCGAGCGACGCATGCGTGCCGTACAGTTACTCCTTACTGTCCTCGTCATCTTTCTGGTATGCTTCACACCATTCCATGCCCACCAGTTGGCCGTCTCTCTCCATCCCCAAGCTATATCCAAAGAAGCTGATCTCGTGGCCTACCACGTCACCATCACCCTCAGCAGCCTCAATAGCTGCATGGATCCCATTGTCTACTGCTTTGTGACCAACAGCTTCCAGGCCACTGTCCGGGGTCTCTTTCGCAGGCGTGAGCCAGAGCAGACCAGCGGGGAGGTCATCAGCATGCACAAGAGCTCTAAGGGCTCCATCCACAATGCCATCATCCCCTGCTCCAGAGCTCTGGTCGATGGGCCCCAGGTGTAG